In a single window of the Carnobacterium gallinarum DSM 4847 genome:
- a CDS encoding pseudouridine synthase encodes MERLQKVIAHAGVASRRKAEELIATGHVKVNGLTVKEMGIQVGNSDVIEVDGVPIDREQPVYFLLYKPRNTISAVSDDKERRVVTDFFYGVSQRIYPVGRLDYDTTGVLIMTNDGELSQQLMHPKYHIAKTYVAKVKGIVDPMSIRKLERGIVIEGQKTAPAEARLISADRVKQTSIVELTIYEGRNRQVKNMFLALGHPVQKLKRETYGTLNLSGLKPGDWRELKPFEVNQLRNLAKESQNKSSKR; translated from the coding sequence ATGGAACGATTACAAAAAGTAATAGCACATGCAGGCGTTGCATCTCGACGTAAGGCTGAAGAATTAATTGCAACTGGACACGTAAAGGTAAATGGATTAACTGTTAAGGAAATGGGGATTCAAGTTGGTAATTCAGATGTGATTGAAGTAGATGGAGTTCCAATCGATCGCGAACAACCAGTTTATTTCTTACTGTATAAACCAAGAAATACGATTTCTGCTGTTTCAGATGATAAAGAACGCCGTGTTGTAACGGATTTCTTTTATGGTGTTTCACAACGAATTTATCCAGTAGGAAGATTAGATTATGATACGACTGGTGTGTTGATTATGACTAACGATGGGGAATTATCACAGCAATTGATGCATCCTAAATATCATATTGCGAAAACATATGTTGCAAAAGTTAAAGGGATTGTTGATCCTATGTCAATCCGGAAATTAGAACGCGGAATTGTGATTGAAGGACAAAAAACTGCACCAGCAGAAGCTCGTTTGATTTCAGCTGATCGTGTTAAACAAACATCTATTGTTGAATTGACAATCTATGAAGGTCGGAATCGTCAAGTAAAAAATATGTTTTTAGCATTAGGACATCCCGTTCAAAAGTTAAAACGTGAAACCTATGGAACGTTAAATTTATCAGGATTAAAACCAGGTGACTGGAGAGAATTAAAACCTTTTGAGGTAAACCAATTAAGAAACTTAGCAAAAGAATCACAAAATAAAAGCTCTAAGAGGTAA
- a CDS encoding response regulator transcription factor: MKTDAVSILIVDDEERIRRLLRMYLERENFIITETDNGEDALSLALENDYDLILLDLMLPKMDGIEVAKNLRETKETPIMMLTAKGEETNRVQGFEVGADDYIVKPFSPREVVLRVAAILKRTQSVKPVVPENPDLIVFPHIEVDNQAHRVLADGKPVNLTPKEYDLLLYLAQAPDQIFGREQLLREVWKYEFFGDLRTVDTHVKRLREKLAQQSDQAAKMIVTVWGLGYKFNSHYDSKE; the protein is encoded by the coding sequence ATGAAAACCGATGCGGTAAGTATACTGATTGTCGATGACGAAGAAAGAATTCGACGCTTATTGAGAATGTATTTAGAACGTGAAAATTTCATTATTACCGAAACCGATAATGGAGAAGATGCACTTTCTTTAGCTTTAGAAAATGATTATGATTTAATTTTATTAGACTTGATGTTACCCAAAATGGATGGGATTGAAGTAGCTAAAAACTTAAGAGAAACAAAAGAAACACCTATTATGATGTTAACAGCTAAAGGTGAAGAAACAAATCGTGTACAAGGGTTTGAAGTTGGAGCAGATGATTATATCGTGAAACCATTTAGCCCACGGGAAGTTGTTTTACGTGTTGCTGCTATTTTAAAAAGAACTCAAAGTGTGAAACCAGTAGTACCAGAAAATCCTGATTTAATTGTTTTTCCACATATCGAAGTAGACAATCAAGCCCATCGTGTTTTAGCAGATGGCAAACCAGTGAATTTGACACCTAAAGAATACGATTTACTCCTTTATTTGGCTCAGGCACCAGATCAGATTTTTGGTCGTGAACAATTGCTACGTGAAGTGTGGAAATATGAATTTTTTGGAGATTTACGAACAGTGGATACACACGTAAAAAGGCTTCGTGAAAAATTAGCACAACAATCAGATCAAGCAGCTAAAATGATTGTGACTGTCTGGGGATTAGGGTATAAATTTAATTCTCATTATGACTCTAAGGAGTAA
- a CDS encoding HAMP domain-containing sensor histidine kinase yields MTKLNSIVFRTWMVTMGIVAFCLISSTLIYSSIYQKHVEKVYVDEFNESISNVEKLVMENPEFLLKNPDKFEPFDTHLFFTIEYNGEKREFFNNYDKEIGIDKTFINRILSRKDVVKSVKTGVDDEIHGHAELAGYSNSDFILSIKHFSYNGKKGVLYSYGDLSFLTKIANQMSYWTLSIFLMLLLLSILFYYFLKLKIGDPLSKMRDIAFEYAKNDFTHQAPVTSKDELLQLALAMNKMGKSLESIGMATRQEKELLAHILSSMTTGVLFYNRDKDLLMSNPMGEEFLQQWRRSAQYTNSDTIPYILDQKINEIIESTVDVTFELQLDDYYYKINLVPLYSEDMITVRGVLASVQDMTKERRLDTMRVDFISNVSHELRTPLVMIRGYSEAILDDVAETREEKHEMAKIIWEESERMSKMVNEMLDLSRMEAGYIELQCTDVDLYGFVRDLMSRFNQIAQSGEVTLSFEIQKGMDTYYMDEDKMSQVLFNLTNNAIRHTIMANREDGEVRISVRLDRIMDELLIEVLDNGTGIPKKDLPYIFERFFKVDKSRVIDKQNQTGTGIGLSIVKNIVEEHEGYMEVQSEENVSTSFIIHLPYQDKIEK; encoded by the coding sequence ATGACAAAATTAAATAGTATCGTTTTTCGGACATGGATGGTGACAATGGGAATTGTCGCCTTTTGTTTAATTAGTAGTACCTTAATTTATTCCAGTATTTATCAAAAGCATGTTGAAAAAGTATATGTAGATGAATTTAATGAATCTATTTCCAATGTAGAGAAGTTAGTGATGGAGAATCCAGAATTTTTATTAAAAAATCCGGATAAATTTGAACCATTTGATACACATTTATTTTTTACGATTGAATACAATGGTGAAAAACGTGAATTTTTCAATAATTATGATAAAGAAATTGGAATTGATAAAACGTTTATTAATCGGATTTTAAGCCGAAAAGATGTAGTGAAGTCTGTTAAAACCGGGGTTGATGATGAGATTCATGGGCATGCAGAGTTAGCTGGATATAGTAATTCCGATTTTATTTTATCGATTAAACATTTTAGTTATAATGGCAAAAAAGGCGTGCTTTATTCCTATGGAGATTTATCTTTTTTAACTAAAATTGCAAATCAAATGAGTTATTGGACCCTTTCTATTTTTCTGATGTTATTGTTATTATCAATTTTATTTTATTATTTCTTGAAGTTAAAAATTGGAGATCCGTTATCAAAAATGCGAGATATTGCTTTTGAGTATGCTAAAAATGATTTTACTCACCAAGCCCCTGTAACATCAAAAGATGAGTTGTTACAATTAGCTTTAGCTATGAATAAAATGGGGAAATCTTTGGAATCGATTGGAATGGCAACCAGGCAAGAGAAGGAATTATTGGCTCATATTCTATCCTCTATGACGACGGGTGTTTTATTCTATAATCGTGATAAAGATTTGTTGATGTCCAATCCAATGGGTGAGGAATTCTTGCAACAGTGGCGTCGTAGTGCTCAGTATACGAACTCTGATACGATTCCTTATATTTTAGATCAAAAAATTAATGAGATTATTGAAAGCACAGTAGATGTAACCTTTGAATTACAATTAGATGATTATTATTATAAAATTAATCTAGTTCCTTTGTATAGTGAGGACATGATTACGGTTCGTGGTGTGTTAGCTTCAGTGCAAGATATGACGAAGGAACGTCGTTTAGATACAATGAGAGTTGATTTTATCAGCAATGTTTCTCATGAACTTCGGACACCTTTAGTGATGATTCGTGGATACAGTGAAGCAATCTTGGATGATGTGGCTGAAACTCGTGAAGAAAAACATGAAATGGCTAAAATTATTTGGGAAGAGTCTGAACGCATGAGTAAAATGGTAAATGAAATGTTAGATTTGTCTAGAATGGAAGCGGGTTATATTGAACTACAATGTACAGATGTTGATTTGTACGGTTTTGTTCGTGATTTAATGTCACGTTTTAATCAAATTGCCCAGTCAGGTGAAGTAACATTATCTTTTGAAATTCAAAAGGGAATGGACACGTACTATATGGATGAAGACAAAATGAGTCAAGTTTTGTTTAATTTAACGAATAATGCCATCCGTCACACCATTATGGCCAATCGAGAAGATGGCGAAGTCCGAATTAGTGTTCGTTTAGATCGAATTATGGATGAACTATTGATTGAAGTGTTGGATAATGGAACTGGAATTCCAAAAAAAGATTTGCCTTATATTTTTGAACGCTTCTTCAAGGTAGATAAATCTCGAGTAATTGATAAACAAAACCAAACGGGAACAGGGATAGGTTTGTCAATTGTAAAAAATATTGTTGAAGAGCATGAAGGATATATGGAAGTTCAGAGCGAGGAAAATGTTTCAACTAGTTTTATTATACATTTACCTTATCAAGATAAAATTGAAAAATAA
- a CDS encoding ECF transporter S component, which produces MKTSNTKRLVGIAMFGAIAYVLMFFAFPILPSASFLKIDFSDIPILLGMFLYGPMGGVLIALIRSILHYVQTGGDMGYPIGDVASFVATLTYAFPIYLIINKQLKKQKLTLPHMVMANVTGTVSMTVVMSIANWLILTPLYLAVMGFSVGPIRQYILLGILPFNIIKGLLVSIVFIFMFSTMQSWIIKNQANTTLYK; this is translated from the coding sequence ATGAAAACCAGTAATACCAAAAGATTAGTAGGAATTGCCATGTTTGGGGCAATTGCTTATGTGTTAATGTTCTTTGCTTTTCCAATCTTACCCAGTGCGTCCTTTTTAAAAATTGATTTTAGTGATATTCCAATTTTATTAGGTATGTTTCTATATGGTCCAATGGGTGGTGTATTGATTGCGTTAATTCGGAGCATCTTACATTATGTGCAAACGGGTGGCGATATGGGCTATCCAATTGGTGATGTAGCAAGCTTTGTAGCAACATTAACGTATGCTTTTCCAATTTACTTGATTATCAATAAACAACTTAAAAAACAAAAATTAACGTTGCCTCATATGGTAATGGCAAATGTCACAGGAACTGTTAGTATGACGGTTGTCATGTCTATAGCTAATTGGCTGATTTTAACGCCATTATATTTAGCTGTAATGGGCTTTAGTGTAGGACCAATTAGACAATACATTTTACTTGGGATTCTACCTTTTAATATTATTAAAGGGCTACTAGTCAGTATTGTATTTATCTTCATGTTCAGTACAATGCAGTCTTGGATTATCAAAAATCAAGCGAATACAACTCTTTATAAATAA
- a CDS encoding ferredoxin has product MSEIYTKVAQEKCIACGLCQIKAPAIFDYTEVGIAFNQLDQNQGSQTIPTNLTDEFKAAYLICPTHAILRASKPF; this is encoded by the coding sequence ATGTCTGAAATTTATACAAAAGTTGCGCAAGAAAAATGTATTGCATGCGGCTTATGCCAGATTAAAGCGCCAGCTATCTTTGATTACACTGAAGTCGGAATTGCCTTTAATCAATTAGATCAAAATCAAGGTTCTCAAACAATTCCTACTAATCTAACTGATGAATTTAAAGCAGCCTATCTAATCTGTCCGACACATGCTATCTTACGAGCTTCTAAACCCTTTTAA
- a CDS encoding helix-turn-helix domain-containing protein — translation MEQLSYLEYLLFSLFSTKKSRKAMTVYHIVSGKRTASILYQAEIYQLSAYFSLFSKLKKEQYQKIIEKGITLKLLIYENEEQLLLTEKGVQWLETYFSSHHLPVNLNLLHYGRWVNEFWRRVLFLSQVLSEIRYENKGYLPIEKEWRIQIWVKSWLQKQKLERSLVAKDFGAEWLNLGSTLSEQKMTILVGYLSGYNTIGQTTQQLATSLATEPSEISVSLVEALCEMIVEIQQNKVVYPLLYQIQAELEQSIGAVSQSIRKTEEELKNGLSLEDITQMRQLKLSTVSEHMIELAIIDPKFSVRAVIKNQPFVEVSQLLQVNPSCTYTEIKEQFPEVPFYVYRIVQLERWRADNE, via the coding sequence ATGGAGCAGCTTTCTTATTTAGAGTACCTATTATTTAGTTTATTTTCAACTAAAAAGTCACGTAAAGCTATGACAGTTTACCATATTGTTTCAGGTAAAAGAACAGCTTCCATTCTTTATCAAGCTGAAATTTATCAGCTATCAGCTTATTTTAGCCTATTTTCTAAGTTAAAAAAAGAGCAGTATCAAAAAATTATTGAAAAAGGGATAACGCTAAAGCTTTTAATTTATGAAAATGAAGAACAATTGCTCCTTACTGAAAAAGGTGTTCAGTGGCTGGAAACGTATTTTTCAAGTCATCATTTACCAGTGAATTTAAATTTATTACACTATGGACGTTGGGTGAATGAATTTTGGCGTAGAGTGCTATTTTTAAGTCAGGTTTTGTCAGAAATTAGATATGAGAATAAGGGCTATCTCCCGATTGAAAAGGAATGGCGTATTCAAATCTGGGTAAAAAGCTGGCTACAAAAGCAAAAATTAGAACGGAGCCTAGTAGCAAAAGATTTTGGTGCAGAGTGGTTGAATTTAGGCTCTACCCTATCGGAGCAGAAAATGACGATTTTAGTTGGCTATTTGTCTGGCTACAACACGATTGGACAAACGACACAACAATTGGCAACAAGTTTAGCGACTGAACCTAGTGAAATCAGTGTCAGCTTAGTTGAGGCACTATGTGAGATGATTGTTGAAATTCAACAAAATAAGGTGGTTTATCCACTTTTATATCAGATTCAAGCAGAATTGGAACAATCTATAGGTGCAGTGAGCCAAAGTATTCGTAAGACAGAAGAAGAATTAAAAAATGGATTGAGTTTAGAAGACATCACTCAAATGCGTCAATTAAAACTTAGTACAGTTTCTGAACATATGATTGAATTGGCGATTATTGATCCCAAATTTTCAGTGAGAGCAGTTATTAAAAATCAACCATTTGTAGAAGTTAGTCAACTTTTACAAGTTAATCCAAGTTGTACCTATACAGAGATCAAAGAACAATTTCCAGAAGTGCCTTTTTATGTGTATCGTATTGTTCAATTGGAAAGGTGGCGGGCAGATAATGAATGA
- a CDS encoding RecQ family ATP-dependent DNA helicase, whose protein sequence is MNELETKLNQALEHYFHYTSFRPGQKETILAALNHENTLVLLPTGTGKSICYQLTGYLLEGMVVIVSPLLSLMQDQVEQLKQKGEKRVAALTSMLDYQEKNFIFQHFKEYKFLFLSPEMLQQERVMQELKQVKIALFAIDEAHCISQWGMDFRPDYLALGTIRQQLNWPLTMALTATANQRVREDIFVSLKLVPQETTQVIHSVDRPNIGLKTIECYKNKNEIVLEYVRKLEKPGIIYFSSRKMADELAELIRQETSLVAESYHSVIESQDRIRLQQQFIHNQIDIVCATNAFGMGVNKANIRFVIHYHIPSSMESYLQEIGRCGRDGEESLALLLYEKSDVYLQMRLQENDLPTEDMIAYTYRKGSVLTGSCSESQQRLLENFLALKIPLEDAKAQLRSRAFQKNSQLNYMVDYAETSGCKREMMLHYFEEQKSKVISNCCSSCGLDEEPYLQKDGKLPSLTKNELEKANNWQEKLIQLFNFPVNY, encoded by the coding sequence ATGAATGAATTGGAAACTAAGTTAAATCAAGCGTTAGAACACTATTTTCACTATACTAGCTTCCGACCAGGTCAAAAGGAAACCATTTTGGCAGCTCTTAATCATGAAAATACATTAGTCTTATTGCCAACGGGTACTGGAAAATCGATTTGTTATCAATTGACGGGCTATTTACTTGAAGGGATGGTTGTAATTGTTTCGCCACTGTTATCTTTAATGCAGGATCAAGTTGAGCAATTAAAACAAAAAGGTGAAAAACGGGTAGCGGCATTAACTAGCATGCTCGATTATCAAGAAAAAAATTTTATTTTTCAACATTTTAAAGAGTATAAATTTTTATTTTTATCGCCTGAAATGTTGCAGCAAGAACGAGTAATGCAGGAATTAAAACAAGTGAAAATAGCTTTATTTGCTATTGATGAGGCGCATTGTATTTCACAATGGGGGATGGATTTTCGACCGGATTATTTAGCTTTAGGAACTATTCGTCAGCAACTAAACTGGCCACTAACGATGGCTTTAACTGCAACCGCGAATCAACGTGTGCGAGAGGATATCTTTGTTTCATTAAAATTAGTCCCACAAGAAACGACACAGGTCATTCACTCAGTGGATCGTCCCAATATTGGACTTAAAACAATTGAATGTTATAAAAATAAAAATGAAATAGTGCTAGAATATGTAAGAAAATTAGAGAAGCCTGGAATTATTTACTTTTCTAGTCGGAAAATGGCAGATGAGCTGGCGGAATTGATTCGTCAAGAGACTTCTTTGGTTGCCGAGAGTTATCATTCAGTGATAGAATCACAGGATAGAATTCGGTTGCAACAGCAGTTCATTCATAATCAAATTGATATTGTCTGTGCAACGAATGCATTTGGAATGGGTGTTAATAAGGCGAATATCCGTTTTGTGATTCATTATCATATACCTAGTAGCATGGAAAGTTATCTCCAAGAAATTGGTCGTTGTGGTCGGGATGGAGAGGAAAGTTTGGCACTGTTATTATATGAAAAAAGTGACGTGTACTTGCAGATGCGTTTACAGGAAAATGATTTACCTACAGAGGATATGATCGCGTACACTTATCGAAAAGGCAGTGTTTTAACTGGCAGTTGTAGTGAAAGTCAACAACGGTTGTTAGAAAATTTTCTGGCGCTAAAAATTCCCTTAGAAGATGCTAAAGCTCAATTAAGAAGTCGAGCCTTTCAAAAGAATAGTCAATTGAATTATATGGTGGATTATGCTGAAACTTCTGGTTGTAAGCGGGAAATGATGTTACACTATTTTGAGGAACAAAAATCAAAGGTTATTTCAAATTGCTGTAGTAGTTGTGGATTGGATGAAGAGCCGTATTTACAAAAAGACGGTAAATTACCTTCCTTAACGAAAAATGAGTTAGAAAAAGCAAATAACTGGCAAGAAAAATTAATTCAGCTTTTTAATTTTCCTGTAAATTATTAA
- a CDS encoding LysM peptidoglycan-binding domain-containing protein yields the protein MSKKKVEGNPKKEEAWSRKFDEEAGYTEGNYSRTARKKAKGGISPILTTLCVFLALLIILPIATVWWYSDREDSSGVKSANDQVAMNSSSKESSSSKESSSKESSKDSSSSSSAAASSSAASSVAPVESTPAPAPDPTPAPTPVPEPTPAPTPEPPAEDKQYYTVKSGDTGLFRIAANHGLSLDQLRALNNFASDDITIGQVIRVK from the coding sequence ATGAGTAAAAAGAAGGTTGAGGGGAATCCCAAAAAAGAAGAAGCGTGGTCACGTAAATTTGATGAAGAAGCTGGTTATACAGAAGGCAATTATTCTAGAACAGCCAGAAAAAAAGCTAAGGGAGGGATTTCTCCTATTTTAACGACACTTTGTGTGTTTTTAGCATTATTAATTATTTTACCGATTGCTACTGTTTGGTGGTATTCAGATAGAGAGGACTCATCGGGCGTAAAATCTGCTAACGATCAAGTTGCTATGAATAGTAGCAGCAAAGAAAGTAGCAGTAGTAAAGAAAGTAGTAGCAAGGAAAGCAGTAAGGACAGTAGTAGCTCGTCTTCAGCGGCTGCAAGCTCATCTGCAGCATCAAGTGTAGCGCCTGTTGAATCAACGCCAGCACCTGCACCAGATCCAACCCCTGCTCCAACGCCAGTACCAGAACCGACTCCTGCTCCAACTCCAGAACCACCAGCAGAAGATAAACAATATTACACAGTTAAATCTGGAGATACGGGATTATTTAGAATTGCAGCGAATCACGGTTTAAGTTTAGACCAACTTAGAGCATTAAATAATTTTGCGTCAGATGATATAACTATTGGTCAGGTTATACGAGTAAAATAA